The sequence CCCAAGTTTTTAACTGTGCATATTATTTCAGCCTGTCTGTCATATGCGGGCACTTGCGGGTTTGCCTCCACACTTACGATGGTAAGGTCACTTAATGCTGAAGGAACAGAGGAAACCTGGTTGGATTTTCCACTCTCATTACCCGCGCTATCCACCGCAGTGACTACATAATAGTATATTTTGCCATCTTCAAGTCCTTTATCCGTATACACAAGGGACTTTGTTCTGGTCACTGCTTTAAAGTTCCCTCCACTTTCCGTAGCTCTATATACAACATAATGATCCACGTCGTCTGACTTGCTTCTTTCCCACGACAACTGGAGCTCTCCTCCAACTTTAGGATCTACAACCTTAAGGCCTGAAGGAGTTTGGGGAGCTTCTCTATCCACAATGTATTTCTTAATTAATGATGCCTCCTTATTTCCTTTGTTTACTGCTGTTGCCCGTACAGCATATGTTCCGGATGCAAGACTTGAAACATTCCAAATGCAATTGGAAACAAAGTAGTTTTCCCCTACTCCTATCTCAGGAAGTTCCTCTCCCTTCAATATTCTCTCGAGGAAGTCTTCCAAATCATATACTTTGCCCGGTACAGGAGAAGAATCTTCCCCAATCAAATGCCATGTCTCATCTCCGTCCACACCGCTTGACGGCGAGTCTCCCAAATAAGCATATTCATATATGACACTGACGCCCACCGCATCACTTATTACCGTCTCAATCTCAAGCGTACTGTTGGTTCTTGAAAGTTCCGCCGGTTTCATACTGAATATAAGCGGACTGGATGTCTGATGAAGCGCTCTTATGTCAATGCCCTCACTTATATTCTCATCTTTTGAATAATCATAAGTTCTTTCACTTTCCCTGCCCAAATCATTTACTACCGAAACGGCATAGAAGTACTCTTTCTGCGGATCTCTCATTGTATCTATATATACATTTGATGTTGTATTGCTGACTATCTTCTCCCAGGTTCCTTCTCTTCCCTCTTTTCTATACAAAACATAGTATCTGAAGTCAGGCCTTAGCACCGGTGACCAACTTACAACAAGCTGCCACTCCCCTGCCTGTACATATAAATGCTCCGGCGGTGAAGGCGGATCGTTTGCCAAAAGATATGTATGAATCTTTTGTGAAAAGTTTCCTGCAGCATCACTTACCATAACCCTTACTTGATAATAGCCGTCCGGATAAAGTTCCTCTCCTTCCGGGCCTGTTGCCAAAGTATCCCATTTAACCTGTACTTCATTCTTTCCGGGATTCTGGACATCTGCGATAGGCGTCCATTCACCATCTCCTATTGGATTACCGTTTTCATCCAAAGGCCTGAATTGGAAAGAATACATATTTACTTCCAAATTATCTTTCGCATATGCTGTAAGCGTAACTCCACTTCTTATGGAAGAGCCGTCTTCCGGAGTAAATTTGATTATCTGAGGAGGTGTTGTGTCACTTCCCGGCCTTGCGCTTACTATATTCGAAGCCTCACTTTCATTCCCAAGCATGTCAACTGCTGTAACTTTGTAGAAACTATCCACATCAAGAGGAGCCGCAGTATCTGCGTAAGAGAAATCCATAGTGTTTTCAATCAGTTCAAAGGTGTCTTCAGCACCGCCTTCAGTACTTCTATAAACCCTGAAATGGTCAAAATCCTCAGCCTTCACAGAAAGTTCCCATTCCAACAACACTCGTAACTCCGACGAACTTGCTTTAAGCACAGGTGCAGCCGGGGGAGTATTGTCCACAGTGTATTCTGAAATAAATTCACTAATGTTGTCGGATGTATCACTTACAACTACTTTGACATAGTACAAACCGTCAACAAGCTCTTTTGTATTCCAATTTACAGAACCTGTGGTTGTTGCACCAATGCTTTCCCATGTTCCTTCTTCCTTATTGGAGGTAAACAAGAATTCCATAGCTTTAATCTTTACATTGTCAGAAGCTAAAACACTCAACCTTGTTTCACCGTTCACACGGCTTCCGTCTGCCGGAACCATTCCGACAATAACAGGCGGTGTAATGTCAGGCAAAGGTTCCACTGCCTGACTTGTTGAACCGGAACTTTCATTTCCATATATATCCACAGCCTTTACCATGTATATATATGTGTTACCATATAGAACATTGCTGTCAGTATACGACATTAACGCAGATTCATATATAAGTTCATAATCATGACCGTTTTCACTTCTGTAAAGCCTGTATTTCACAATATCGCTGTCATCCACCTTTGACCAGACAACATCTATCTTTCCTTCTCCGGCAACAGCCTCAATTTGCACCGGAGCCGCGGGCAGTACCAAGGTAACAGTCAAAGGTTGGCTTTCTGCAGAATAATTTCCTGCCATATCATAAGCTTTTACAGAATATGTATAGCTATGATCCTTGGTAACTTTCTTATCAATAAACAGGTTAGTATCAGACGTCCCAACCTCTATGCCATCCCGGTATATTTTATATCCTGCAACTTTTACATTATCTGTTGATTTGTCCCATGTGAGAGTAATAGAGGATTCAGATTTCGAAACCACTCTCAAGTTGCTAGGTGCGGACGGTGGTTCTGCATCTGAAGCCGCTACCACTGTGATACTTTCACTTTCAGGTGAAACGTTACCTGCATTGTCATAAGCTCTTATTATATAAATGTAAGTTTCATCAGGAGTTAACCCTGTATCCGTAAACTTATTTCCTGTGACGTTTCTTATATGGACACCGTTACGGTATATTCTGTATCCGGCTACTCCTATATTATCCGTAGATTCAGTCCATTCGAGAGAAACTGAGGTTGTTGTTACAGATGTCACAAAAACGTTTTCCGGGGCCGTAGGCGGCTGATTGTCAAATACAACGGTATTACTAACATCAGATACATTTCCTGACGCGTCGAAAGCTTTCACGTAATAACTGTAAGTTCCGGGTTCCAAATCGTAATCGGTATACCTTGTATTAACTGTATCTGCAATATTAACTCCATTTCTATAAATTTTATAGCCTGTAACTGCAGCATTATCTGTTGAAGCTGACCATGTCAAAGTCACAGAAGTGTCGGTTCTCGAGCTTATGCCAAGATTTTTAGGTGCCGTAGGAGGTTCATTATCAACATCGGTTCTGACTTTGACAGCTTCACTAAAGTCCGACAAATTCCGGACTGCATCATAAGCTCTGACAGTATACGTATACTCAGTATTGGGAACCAACCCATGGTCTATATAGCTTAAAGTTCTGGAATTTCCTACCCTGATACCGTTTCTGTATATTTCATACCCTTCCACATTCACATTATCTTCAGATGTATCCCATTGCAACGTCACAGTGGTTAAAGTTTTTGAAACCACCTGCAAATTCGTTGGAACACTCGGAGGTTCACTGTCTATGACTTCTTCTTTAATAATATTCCAAAGAGGACTATGGCTGAAAATATATCCACTTTCCAAAGGCTTGGTTATAATCAATTCATTAAATCCCGAATCCCCAGGATGAGTAAATGTAACTCTTTGCAGACTTTCACCGCTTAAAATCGTCTTATGAGTACCTGTTGCCCTGAAATTTGAGCTTGAGGAAGAATCACCCTTTTGTGTAAAATCCCCTTTAACTTCAAGAATTCCTGCTGTAAGATAAGAAGCATGGCTGTAATAACTTTGAGTTACAAAGTCTCTGCCAACCCTGACATAATCCTCTTCATTATTCATTCTTAAATATCCATAACATCTCCCATACTCAAAGGTACCATCCGCTTGATAATTTCTGCTCTGTATTCTATAACTGCCTTCTACAAGAAGCTGACCTTTGTTTATATACATGGTACCTCCGCTTTGTATGAGATTTCCTCCCACCGAGAGCTTATATCCGTTCAGGTTAAGTATTCCATCGTTTAAAAACAGGCTTCCTTTTATATTTATATCTCTTACAAGAGTACGGTTGCCATCAATACACAGGTCATAATCCCAAGTATCCCAGTTTATTGCCGTATTTGTACCAATACATAAATATTCTCCTCCTGCTACAGGCGTGGACGTATATTTTAACGCTCCATTGACAAAAACCTTTGATGTAAATCTGACACCTTTATCTGAAGAGTTTGTTATTTCAAGTATATTAATACAGGATCCTGACCCGGAAGAACTTTCGAAAGTTACTATTTGTAACTCTTCACCACTTAACACAACTCTATGATTTCCTGTAGCTTTAAAGTTGTCATACGAATTATACCTTTTTTGTGTGAAATTGCCTTTCACTTCCAAAGTACCGTCTGTAAGGTAATTGGCATGACTATGTTGACTATAAATCAAAAAGTCTCCCTCTACCTTCAGATAGTCAGTAGGTTTTGTCATCTTCAAGTATCCGTTGCTATACATATTTATTGTCTGACCGTTACTTGAAGGAATTTCCGTTTGAATCCTGTAATCGCCTTTTACTGTCAGGCATCCGCCGTTTAAATCTATAACGCCTCCTGATTGTATTAAATCCCCGTTAACTGTAAGATTAAATCCATTTAAATCCAGTACTCCTGCACCTATATAAAGATTTCCCGTATACTCCTCGTCCGCTGACAGCTTCCAGCCTCTTTTCTGCTCTCCCGGAAATTTTATCACACATCCATTATCTATGAAAGTATTCGCGTTTAAAGGTTGATTAAATTCCACCCCATCTTCCGAATAGTTCCTTAATTCAAGTATGTTAAACCGGGATTCCGCTGTCTCAAAACTTACTTTCTGCAGCTTCTCTCCGCTCAATATAGTTTTGTGCTTCCCTGTCGCGTAAAAATTATCCCTTGCCCCGGAACCCGATAAATATTTTTTCTGTATAAAATCTCCCTTTACCTCCAACACTCCGTCCGTAAGACGGCTTGAATGGCTATAGTACGACTGTGTTACAAAATTCCCTTCCACGCAAACATAATCATTCTCCTTCTCATGTAAAGATATCCGTCGCTACCACTATATGTTACTTGACCTTGCGCATTTACACTTTCCTTTTGAATTCTATAATCTCCTTTTACGATGAGCTTCCCACCATTTATATTTAAAGTGCCGCCGGAATGTATAAGGTTTCCCTCTATCGTCAAATTATAGCCGTTAAGATTAAGACTTCCGCTTTCGAGATATAAATCCTGATATATTTTATCTTCAAATAAAGCCATATTTGAATTAACACGAATTGATTCCCTAAGAGTTGTAACTACAAGTGTATTGCTGGGCGCTGAAACATTTCCGGATTCATCCACTGCTCTTACCGTAAAACTATATTGCGTAAAAGGTAAAAGACCGGAAACGGTACATGATGTGTTTTCTCCATACACAGCTTGTACAACTGAAGAACCATTATATATATTATAATAGCTTACGCCTGTATTATCTTCAGCCGGAGACCATGACATCGATACCGTTGAACTTGTTTTGGATATCAACTGAAGATTGGCAGGTGGCTTCGGTGGTTCAATGTCCACCGGTATATCATCATAAGTTTCAATTTTTTTGTATACTGATTCTGCAACCGATTCACCGGAATCAATTTGTTCCTTCTCAGCATAGACTTGTTGAATCCGATATGGAAAAAAAGAAGGCACATCAAACGTCATACCAATAAGCAAAACAACCAAAACAATTGCTACGCATCTGTTAAACTTTCTCACAATTATGATCCCCCCTATATAATAAAAATTAAAAAAAAATGATAGTATTTTCCTTTAATTTATAAACTATATTATATATTTCATTATTTAAAAAATCAATATATACAATTTATATAATTTTTAATTTCATTTAACAAGATGATATATTTTTTTATAATTTTATAAAAAAAATAAATAAAAAATATAAAAAAAATTAAATTGTCAGACAAAAAATCATATAAAAAGCAGGGAAGTTTATCAAACCATCCCTGCCAAAAAGTATAAAACCATACTCTGTTTACGCTAACTTTATTTCACAACAATATTCACCAGCTTGCCCGGAACGGAAATAACCTTTACAACATTTTTCCCGGCCGTTTCAGCTTTAATCTTTTCACTATTCAAAGCCCGCTCCTCAACCTGCTCTTTTGTAAGATCCGACGGTACAACAATCTTGTCTCTCACCTTTCCGTTTATCTGAACCACTATTTCAATTTCATCCTTCACAAGAGCAGCCGGGTCAAATGAAGGCCACTTCTGTTCGTGCACGCTGCCTTCCTTTCCTATGGCGGACCAAAGCTCTTCTGTTGCATGAGGAATAAAGGGAGCCAGCATTATTATCAACTTTTCAATTACTTCCCTGACAAGAGCCTTGTTCTTGCTGTCATCAGCCACTTTATCCTTGTAATAATACAAGGAATTAACCAGCTCCATAACCGCACTGATTGCAGTGTTGAAGTTGAACCTCTGGCTGATATCATCCGTAACGCGCTTCAATGTGTTGTTCAGCATGTACCACAGCTCTTTATCAGCCTTGGTAAATGTGGAAGTGTCAATATTTCCGCCTTCCTTTACCGCATCGGCAAACTCATTGACTATTCTCCATACTCTGTTGATAAACCTATAGCAGCCTTCAACTCCCTGGTCACTCCATTCAAGGTCTTTTTCCGGTGGAGATGCAAACAGTATGAACAACCTTGCCGTATCGGCACCGTATTTTTCAATTATCTCTTCAGGACTTACAACATTCCCCAGGGATTTTGACATTTTGGCTCCGTCTTTCAGCACCATTCCCTGAGTAAGGAGGTTTGTAAACGGTTCGTCATAATCCACATATCCCAAATCATAGAGAACCTTCATAAGGAATCTGGAATACAACAGGTGCAGAATTGCATGTTCAACACCGCCTATATACTGGTCAACCGGCAACCAGTATCTTATCCTTTCCTTGTCAAAAGGAGCCTTGTCGTTACATGGGTCACAATATCTAAGATAATACCATGAAGAACATACAAAGGTATCCATGGTATCCAATTCTCTTCTTCCCATCTTACCGCATTTAGGACAAGGGGCTGATATGAATGTCTCACTTGTCGAAAGCGGCGACTCTCCCACACCGGAAAATTTGATGTCCGTCGGCAAAATAACCGGCAAATCCTCTTCCGGAACAGGCACAGCTCCACAATCATCACAGTAGATTATCGGTATGGGCGCACCCCAGTATCTCTGTCTGGAAATCAGCCAGTCTCTGAGCCTGTAATTTATCTTTCTTTTTCCATAGCCTTTTTGCTCGATATAATCAATTATCTTTCCTATAGCCTCATCGCTTCTTACACCGTCAAATTCTGCGGAATTGACAAGATAACCCACCTCAACGAAGGCTTCCGTCATCCTGGACGCATCAAGCTCCTGGCCTTCCGGCTGAATTACAACTTTAATCGGCAAATTATACTTCTTTGCAAACTCAAAGTCTCTCTGGTCATGAGCAGGAACAGCCATGACAACACCGGTTCCATACTCTGCAAGAACATAATTGGCAAGGTACAACGGAACTCTGTCTCCGTTTAACGGATTAATGACATACCTTCCTGTGAAAACTCCTTCTTTCTCAACATCGGTTGCAGTTCTGTCTATTTCATTCAAAAACATCATCTTGTTTATAAACTCGTTACATACCTGTTCCTGTTCCGTTCCCTTAATCAATTCTTTCACCACAGGATGCTCGGGAGCAATCACCACGTAGGTCACGCCATATATGGTATCAGGTCTTGTGGTATATACCCTGACGG comes from Acetivibrio thermocellus ATCC 27405 and encodes:
- a CDS encoding fibronectin type III domain-containing protein, whose amino-acid sequence is MRKFNRCVAIVLVVLLIGMTFDVPSFFPYRIQQVYAEKEQIDSGESVAESVYKKIETYDDIPVDIEPPKPPANLQLISKTSSTVSMSWSPAEDNTGVSYYNIYNGSSVVQAVYGENTSCTVSGLLPFTQYSFTVRAVDESGNVSAPSNTLVVTTLRESIRVNSNMALFEDKIYQDLYLESGSLNLNGYNLTIEGNLIHSGGTLNINGGKLIVKGDYRIQKESVNAQGQVTYSGSDGYLYMRRRMIMFAWKGIL
- the leuS gene encoding leucine--tRNA ligase, with product MYYNFVDIEKKWQKKWLEEKAFAVREDESKKKYYVLEMFPYPSGNLHMGHVRNYSIGDVVARFKRMNGFNVLHPMGWDAFGLPAENAAIKRGVHPNDWTWSNIDNMRRQLKQLGISYDWDREVATCHPDYYKWTQWMFLQLYKNGLAYKKKAYVNWCPSCATVLANEQVVNGVCERCKSVVGKKDLEQWFFKITDYAQRLLDDIEKLKGWPDKVKVMQQNWIGRSEGVEVDFKVDGMDKAVRVYTTRPDTIYGVTYVVIAPEHPVVKELIKGTEQEQVCNEFINKMMFLNEIDRTATDVEKEGVFTGRYVINPLNGDRVPLYLANYVLAEYGTGVVMAVPAHDQRDFEFAKKYNLPIKVVIQPEGQELDASRMTEAFVEVGYLVNSAEFDGVRSDEAIGKIIDYIEQKGYGKRKINYRLRDWLISRQRYWGAPIPIIYCDDCGAVPVPEEDLPVILPTDIKFSGVGESPLSTSETFISAPCPKCGKMGRRELDTMDTFVCSSWYYLRYCDPCNDKAPFDKERIRYWLPVDQYIGGVEHAILHLLYSRFLMKVLYDLGYVDYDEPFTNLLTQGMVLKDGAKMSKSLGNVVSPEEIIEKYGADTARLFILFASPPEKDLEWSDQGVEGCYRFINRVWRIVNEFADAVKEGGNIDTSTFTKADKELWYMLNNTLKRVTDDISQRFNFNTAISAVMELVNSLYYYKDKVADDSKNKALVREVIEKLIIMLAPFIPHATEELWSAIGKEGSVHEQKWPSFDPAALVKDEIEIVVQINGKVRDKIVVPSDLTKEQVEERALNSEKIKAETAGKNVVKVISVPGKLVNIVVK